Proteins encoded within one genomic window of Cucumis sativus cultivar 9930 chromosome 3, Cucumber_9930_V3, whole genome shotgun sequence:
- the LOC101208618 gene encoding probable lysophospholipase BODYGUARD 4, with translation MASSIQSANLLIKFLTTLLLAPLNFIVFFFLDFLDAILCVIYRYLDQFLEGKVTASACYCGSRGDERENPDAENELSETLYGRRNVFRRIALIGFSRRCEDSEKMSGGSMWNRWSDCGCSSCVDGMENGNQKLYVDVRQPPQGRREKPEENVIFLHGFLSSSSLWTETVFPNLSETTKQNYRLFAVDLLGFGRSPKPRDSFYTMKDHLEKIEESVIHQFGLKSFHLVAHSMGCLIALALAAKYSKSVKTITLVAPPYFPSKDGAAMTVLENLAAKRVWPPLLFGSSVMSWYEHVGRCACFFICRNHRIWEWILRRINPKRNIDFRVIDLTKHTHHSAWHSMHNVICGGAKLMDGYLDELTKAGIKIDIYHGNRDVVAPIECSYNLKKKAVDATVNMVINANHQTIILGREREFTEDLESIWSNTADLERA, from the exons ATGGCTTCTTCAATCCAATCAGCAAATTTGCTCATCAAATTCCTAACAACCCTCCTCCTCGCTCCTTTAAATttcatcgtcttcttctttctcGACTTTCTCGACGCTATTCTCTGCGTAATCTACAGGTATCTTGATCAGTTTCTGGAAGGGAAGGTCACTGCGTCTGCGTGTTACTGTGGAAGCAGGGGAGACGAGAGGGAGAATCCTGACGCCGAGAATGAGCTCTCCGAGACGCTTTATGGAAGGAGAAACGTTTTCCGGAGGATTGCTTTGATTGGATTTTCTCGAAGATGTGAGGATTCTGAGAAGATGAGTGGTGGTTCGATGTGGAATAGATGGTCTGATTGTGGGTGTTCGTCATGTGTTGATGGGATGGAGAATGGGAACCAGAAGCTTTATGTTGATGTTCGTCAGCCTCCGCAGG GTAGAAGAGAGAAGCCCGAAGAGAATGTTATATTCCTGCATGGATTTCTTTCATCTTCCTCACTTTGGACGGAAACAGTATTTCCCAATCTATCTGagacaacaaaacaaaattacagaCTATTTGCTGTTGACCTCTTGGGATTTGGAAGAAGCCCAAAACCAAGGGATTCTTTTTACACTATGAAGGATCATTTAGAAAAGATCGAGGAGTCTGTTATTCATCAATTTGGCTTGAAATCCTTCCATTTGGTTGCACATTCCATGGGGTGTCTAATTGCTCTAGCCTTAGCTGCCAAGTACTCCAAATCTGTCAAGACAATTACCCTTGTTGCACCT CCTTACTTTCCTTCGAAGGATGGGGCAGCTATGACAGTGCTTGAAAACCTGGCTGCAAAGAGGGTATGGCCGCCACTGTTGTTTGGCTCTTCAGTAATGTCCTGGTACGAGCATGTGGGTCGATGTgcttgttttttcatttgccGAAACCACAGAATATGGGAGTGGATTCTAAGGCGAATCAATCCTAAAAG GAATATCGACTTCAGGGTGATCGATTTAACGAAGCACACTCATCATTCAGCTTGGCATAGCATGCATAATGTGATCTGTGGGGGAGCAAAGCTGATGGATGGCTACCTGGATGAACTGACCAAAGCTGGAATCAAGATTGACATCTATCATGGCAACCGGGACGTGGTAGCTCCGATCGAATGCAGTTACAACCTGAAGAAGAAGGCTGTGGATGCAACTGTTAACATGGTGATAAATGCTAATCATCAAACCATAATTCTGGGTAGGGAAAGGGAGTTCACAGAAGATCTTGAGTCTATATGGTCCAACACTGCCGATCTTGAGAGAgcttaa
- the LOC101208861 gene encoding zinc finger protein VAR3, chloroplastic — protein sequence MGGATRFFLLISGPLPLIHHRRSSFLRHASHYHKFFRSSLQPSARILSSSFHSIRASRHVHSQVSTIGDDFGSFEDPGSANSMFSPDSYTWREWSQFLGGLISGGYFGRQVSGIELVSDLELPAEFLSTANACLAFSLEREHLLGLLPRKDIEVLVESVSPCFFRDGDDSSRKMKLFLRGDETQVLDHDKAHIIDLFKFILSYARNPTVSSESNLYGRDLVESSVRNLLREICQLGFSNLDPNLQTANQFPDKYGRPRGPYGPKIEMKRGDWVCPRCSFMNFARNVKCLECDEARPKRQLNGGEWECPQCDFFNYGRNTLCLRCDCKRPGAPSISNINENFASGNDNGSRATKVDIDSKLAANEEKAQRWFSKISQLDGTSDSSSSIADEDFPEIMPLRKGVNRFVVSTRKTPLERRLANAQYKGNLGNDGVPENNSNELSAANNSLEEKIGQRLDGIFGRTSPNSQSTNLEKEQGTSTNYTSSSGSGSLQYESLKGSNSNYVPFVPLPSDMFAKKPTNSTMESKVVGTDNNKSLSSGSNEWTGSASQSNEMKEVGGTPPRNETEKIIEGKEDAEKSERWFKRVAELHDVTDLPSAISDEDFPEIMPIRKGENRFVVSKKKDRSLTSPAYKRHAATEQSGSSNFVPFVPFPPDYFAKKDKPSSDYSNSKATEAQSNNTRIGIDDGNNAQQADNQETQTSRFNSELRTGSSSWNSEASSNDYVKKESNHNASAAGNPSAASEVQNIREKWSGKSLEGSAVTEPDPLDMSEEAKAQRWFRRVAQIKDISELSQIPDEDFPSIMPMRQGVNRFVVSKRKTPLERRLTSPQYRRNLPIVSSDPPKRENDDS from the exons ATGGGCGGAGCCACTAGGTTCTTCCTCCTCATTTCCGGTCCTCTTCCTCTCATTCACCATCGCCGTTCTTCCTTTCTCCGCCATGCTTCTCATTACCACAAGTTCTTTCGATCTTCTCTCCAGCCCAGCGCCAGAATCTTATCCTCTTCCTTTCACTCAATTAGAGCCTCTCGCCATGTTCATTCCCAGGTCTCCACTATTGGGGACGACTTCGGGAGTTTTGAAGACCCAGGGTCCGCCAATAGCATGTTTTCTCCGGATTCTTATACTTGGCGGGAATGGTCTCAGTTCCTCGGGGGCCTCATCTCCGGTGGCTACTTCGGTCGTCAGGTTTCTGGAATTGAGCTCGTCTCTGATCTGGAGCTTCCGGCTGAGTTTTTGAGTACGGCCAATGCTTGCCTTGCGTTTTCCCTCGAGCGAGAACATCTCTTAGG ATTGCTTCCGAGGAAGGATATTGAGGTGTTGGTGGAAAGCGTGAGCCCATGTTTTTTCAGGGATGGGGACGATTCATCGAGGAAGATGAAGTTGTTTTTACGAGGCGACGAAACTCAG GTTTTGGATCACGATAAGGCACACATAAttgatttattcaaatttatcttgAGCTATGCAAGGAACCCAACTGTTTCTTCAGAAAGTAATCTGTACGGTAGAGATCTGGTAGAATCATCTGTGAGGAATTTGTTACGTGAAATATGCCAGCTTGGTTTTAGTAATCTAGATCCAAATCTTCAGACGGCCAATCAGTTTCCTGACAAATATGGGCGACCACGAGGGCCTTATGGgccaaaaattgaaatgaaaagaggcGACTGGGTTTGTCCGAG ATGTAGTTTTATGAACTTTGCAAGAAATGTGAAATGCCTCGAATGTGACGAAGCACGACCAAAGCGACAGCTGAATGGTGGAGAATGGGAATGCCCTCA ATgtgattttttcaattatggGAGGAATACGTTGTGCTTAAGGTGTGATTGCAAAAGGCCAGGGGCTCCATCCATCAGTAACATCAACGAGAATTTTGCTTCAGGGAATGACAATGGAAGTCGTGCAACTAAGGTTGACATTGATAGTAAGTTGGCTGCTAATGAAGAGAAAGCTCAACGTTGGTTTAGCAAGATTTCTCAACTGGACGGTACATCAGATTCCAGCTCCTCGATAGCAGATGAAGATTTCCCCGAAATAATGCCATTGAGAAAAGGAGTTAATAGATTTGTTGTGAGCACGAGGAAGACACCTCTTGAGAGGAGGTTGGCTAATGCTCAATACAAAGGAAATTTAGGCAACGATGGAGTCCCAGAAAATAACAGCAATGAACTTTCTGCTGCTAACAATTctcttgaagaaaaaattggtCAACGTTTGGATGGCATTTTTGGTCGCACGTCACCTAATTCTCAATCTACGAACCTTGAAAAGGAACAAGGGACTAGTACCAATTATACTTCGTCATCCGGTTCAGGTTCTTTGCAGTATGAATCCTTGAAAGGAAGCAATTCCAATTATGTTCCATTTGTTCCATTACCTTCAGATATGTTTGCGAAAAAGCCTACAAATTCAACCATGGAGAGTAAGGTAGTTGGTACTGATAATAACAAATCCCTTTCATCGGGCTCCAACGAGTGGACAGGCAGTGCTTCTCAGAGCAATGAAATGAAGGAAGTAGGAGGTACTCCACCTCGGAATGAGACTGAGAAAATCATTGAAGGGAAGGAAGATGCTGAAAAATCTGAGAGATGGTTTAAAAGGGTTGCGGAACTGCACGATGTGACAGATCTTCCTAGTGCAATTTCTGATGAAGACTTCCCTGAGATTATGCCAATACGCAAGGGAGAAAATAGATTTGTAGTTAGTAAAAAGAAGGACCGGTCTTTAACGTCTCCAGCGTATAAGAGACATGCAGCTACGGAGCAATCTGGCAGTTCTAACTTTGTCCCCTTTGTTCCTTTTCCACCAGACTACTTCGCTAAGAAAGATAAGCCCTCTTCAGATTACTCAAACAGTAAAGCAACTGAAGCACAGTCGAACAACACTAGAATTGGAATCGATGATGGAAATAACGCTCAACAGGCTGATAATCAAGAAACTCAAACAAGCAGGTTCAACTCAGAACTTCGTACAGGAAGTTCAAGTTGGAACAGTGAAGCTTCAAGTAATGATTACGTTAAAAAAGAGTCTAATCACAACGCCAGTGCAGCAGGAAATCCATCCGCAGCATCCGAGGTGCAGAACATAAGAGAGAAATGGAGTGGAAAGAGTTTGGAGGGTTCAGCGGTTACCGAACCAGATCCATTGGACATGTCAGAGGAAGCTAAAGCACAGAGATGGTTCCGTCGTGTTGCTCAGATCAAGGACATCTCCGAACTAAGTCAGATTCCTGATGAAGATTTTCCATCAATCATGCCGATGCGCCAAGGTGTCAACAGGTTCGTAGTCAGCAAGAGAAAAACACCATTGGAAAGAAGGTTGACATCGCCTCAATACAGAAGAAATCTGCCCATTGTCAGTTCAGACCCAccaaagagagagaatgatGACAGTTAA